From the genome of Sus scrofa isolate TJ Tabasco breed Duroc unplaced genomic scaffold, Sscrofa11.1 Contig59, whole genome shotgun sequence, one region includes:
- the LOC110258963 gene encoding olfactory receptor 1L6-like, producing MMRGNLSHMPEFLLLGLTSDPQNQQWLFASFLAMYLVNVAGNSVIIAAIRGDARLHTPMYFFLSNLSLVDICFTTVIVPRMLVNMLTQRKTILFAQCLAQMYFFVAFGITDSFLLAVMAIDRYVAICNPLHYTTTMNPRRCLLLVITSWLVSHLHSLTHTILMARLSFCGPNIIHHFFCDVQPLLMLSCSDTSVNELLAFTEGSFVIMSPFLLITISYAYIAHAVLQVPSRRGRFKVFSTCGSHLTVVALFYGTIISVYIRPSSTYSVTKDRVVTVIYTVVTPMLNPFIYSLRNKDMKQPCTS from the coding sequence ATGATGAGGGGAAACCTGAGCCATATGCCTGAATTCCTCCTTCTGGGACTTACCAGTGACCCCCAAAACCAGCAATGGCTCTTTGCAAGCTTCCTGGCCATGTACCTGGTCAATGTGGCTGGCAACTCAGTCATCATTGCAGCCATCCGGGGGGATGctcgcctccacacccccatgtacttcttcctctccaacctttCCCTGGTGGACATCTGCTTTACCACTGTCATTGTGCCACGAATGCTGGTGAACATGCTGACTCAGAGAAAGACCATCCTCTTTGCCCAGTGCCTTGCCCAGATGTATTTCTTTGTGGCCTTTGGGATCACTGACAGCTTCCTCCTGGCTGTCATGGCCattgaccgctatgtggccatctgcaaccccctGCATTACACCACAACCATGAACCCCAGGCGCTGTCTCCTGCTTGTGATCACATCCTGGCTGGTGTCCCACCTCCACTCGCTCACCCACACCATCCTCATGGCCCGCCTCTCCTTCTGTGGGCCCAACATCAtccaccacttcttctgtgatgtcCAGCCACTGCTGATGCTCTCCTGCTCTGACACATCTGTCAATGAGCTCTTGGCCTTCACAGAGGGCTCCTTTGTGATCATGAGCCCCTTCCTCCTCATCACTATCTCTTATGCATACATTGCCCATGCTGTTCTGCAGGTTCCTTCCAGGAGAGGCAGGTTCAAGGTCTTTTCCACCTGTGGATCCCAcctcacagtggttgcactattTTATGGAACCATAATATCTGTGTATATCCGCCCTTCGTCCACCTACTCAGTGACAAAAGATCGTGTGGTCACTGTTATCTATACAGTAGttacccccatgctgaacccttttaTCTACAGCCTTAGGAATAAGGATATGAAGCAGCCTTGCACAAGCTGA